From a region of the Streptomyces sp. B21-083 genome:
- a CDS encoding DEAD/DEAH box helicase encodes MNAKPSAHNAPQGELTTPRTVTPGLPPAVSFDALGLPPELTETMAGLGVTEPFPIQAATLPNALAGRDVLGRARTGSGKTLAFGLALLVRTAGRRAESKRPLALVLVPTRELAQQVGDALTPYARTLNVRLATVVGGLSINRQQAELRAGAEVVIATPGRLTDLVSRRDCVLNHVRITVLDEADQMCDLGFLPQVSEIMDQLPSDGQRLLFSATLDRNVDQLVRDHLHDPVLATVDRLASSVATMEHHVLNIHAADKYATATEIAARDGRVLMFLDTKTGVDQFTRHLRASGVRAGALHSGKSQPQRTHTLGQFKDGEITVLVATNVAARGIHIEALDLVVNVDPPADAKDYLHRGGRTARAGESGKVVTLVTPNQRRDVNRMMSDAGIRPMVAQVRSGEEKLTAITGAKRPPTETKTHTGNAPFRGMGTRPGRPAKESRKAAEARKTAEARAAARVRKGR; translated from the coding sequence ATGAACGCCAAACCGTCGGCTCACAACGCGCCGCAGGGTGAGCTCACCACCCCGCGGACGGTGACCCCCGGCCTGCCGCCGGCCGTGTCCTTCGACGCGCTCGGGCTGCCGCCGGAGCTCACGGAGACGATGGCAGGCCTCGGGGTGACGGAGCCCTTCCCGATCCAGGCGGCGACCCTGCCGAACGCGCTGGCCGGCCGTGACGTCCTCGGCCGGGCACGAACCGGCTCCGGCAAGACGCTCGCCTTCGGGCTCGCGCTGCTCGTCCGTACGGCGGGCCGGCGCGCCGAGTCCAAGCGCCCGCTCGCACTGGTGCTGGTGCCCACCCGGGAACTCGCGCAGCAGGTGGGCGACGCGCTGACGCCGTACGCGCGGACCCTGAACGTACGACTGGCGACAGTGGTCGGAGGCCTGTCGATCAACCGGCAGCAGGCCGAGCTGCGGGCCGGCGCCGAGGTGGTCATCGCGACCCCGGGGCGGCTGACCGACCTGGTGTCGCGCCGGGACTGCGTCCTCAACCACGTGCGGATCACGGTGCTCGACGAGGCGGACCAGATGTGCGACCTGGGGTTTCTGCCCCAGGTGTCGGAGATCATGGACCAGCTCCCCTCCGACGGACAGCGGCTGCTGTTCTCGGCGACGCTCGACCGCAACGTCGACCAGCTGGTGCGCGACCACCTGCACGACCCGGTGCTCGCCACGGTCGACCGGCTGGCGAGCTCGGTCGCCACGATGGAACACCATGTCCTGAACATCCACGCCGCCGACAAGTACGCGACCGCGACCGAGATCGCCGCGCGGGACGGCCGGGTGCTGATGTTCCTGGACACCAAGACCGGCGTGGACCAGTTCACCCGTCATCTGCGGGCCAGCGGGGTACGGGCCGGCGCCCTGCACAGCGGGAAGTCGCAGCCGCAGCGCACGCACACGCTCGGTCAGTTCAAGGACGGGGAGATCACCGTACTGGTGGCCACCAACGTCGCCGCGCGGGGCATTCACATCGAGGCCCTCGACCTCGTCGTCAACGTCGACCCGCCGGCCGACGCCAAGGACTATCTGCACCGTGGCGGGCGTACGGCTCGCGCGGGGGAGTCCGGCAAGGTGGTCACCCTGGTGACCCCCAACCAGCGGCGCGACGTGAACCGGATGATGTCCGACGCCGGGATTCGCCCGATGGTCGCACAGGTGCGCTCCGGCGAGGAGAAGCTGACCGCCATCACCGGCGCGAAGCGCCCGCCGACCGAGACGAAGACGCACACCGGGAACGCGCCCTTCCGCGGCATGGGCACCCGCCCGGGCCGCCCCGCCAAGGAGTCCCGCAAAGCCGCCGAGGCCCGCAAGACGGCCGAAGCCCGAGCGGCCGCCCGAGTCCGCAAGGGCCGCTGA
- a CDS encoding STM4011 family radical SAM protein translates to MDLTLLYRGPLASCDYDCPYCPFAKRRDSTAQLRADRAALERFTAWAREQRGDELSVLFTPWGEGLVRSWYRRALVELSHQPHIRRVAIQTNLSCRTDWLADADRDTVALWCTYHPGQTPYERFLARTYELSALGVRFSVGIVGVPDHLEHARRLRAELPDQVYLWVNAAEGHTYTDVQAGEWTALDPLFPFSRHPHRSAGLPCRTGESVLSVDGEGTVRRCHFVRAELGNLYDGSYRGALGPRACPSGVCDCHIGYVHLETLPLYDVFAGGVLERVPRALPDRPLLPLVPVERTGVEAAAVAGSPES, encoded by the coding sequence GTGGATCTGACGCTGCTGTACCGCGGGCCGCTCGCCTCCTGCGACTACGACTGCCCCTACTGCCCGTTCGCGAAGCGCCGTGACAGCACCGCGCAACTGCGCGCCGACCGCGCGGCACTGGAGCGCTTCACCGCGTGGGCGCGCGAGCAGCGGGGAGACGAGCTGTCGGTGCTCTTCACCCCGTGGGGCGAGGGACTGGTCCGCTCCTGGTACCGGCGCGCTCTGGTCGAACTCTCCCACCAGCCGCACATACGCCGGGTCGCCATCCAGACCAACCTGAGCTGCCGCACCGACTGGCTCGCGGACGCGGACCGCGACACCGTCGCCCTGTGGTGCACCTACCATCCCGGGCAGACGCCCTACGAGCGGTTCCTGGCCAGGACGTACGAGCTGTCCGCGCTCGGAGTCCGTTTCAGCGTCGGCATCGTCGGCGTACCGGACCATCTGGAGCACGCACGCCGACTACGCGCGGAGCTGCCGGACCAGGTCTATCTGTGGGTGAACGCGGCCGAGGGGCACACCTACACCGACGTGCAGGCCGGTGAGTGGACCGCGCTGGACCCGCTCTTCCCGTTCAGCCGCCATCCGCACCGCTCGGCGGGCCTGCCGTGCCGCACCGGGGAGTCGGTGCTCTCGGTGGACGGCGAGGGCACGGTGCGCCGCTGCCATTTCGTCCGCGCGGAACTCGGGAACCTGTACGACGGCTCCTACCGTGGCGCGCTCGGCCCACGGGCCTGTCCCTCGGGGGTGTGCGACTGCCACATCGGATACGTGCACCTGGAGACACTGCCGTTGTACGACGTGTTCGCGGGCGGCGTCCTTGAACGCGTCCCGAGGGCCCTGCCCGACCGGCCGCTTCTGCCGCTGGTCCCGGTGGAACGAACTGGCGTCGAGGCGGCTGCCGTGGCAGGGTCGCCAGAATCGTGA
- a CDS encoding STM4012 family radical SAM protein: MSPTITSTDTVTDTAAHPPRPYQSYTYAYPHKTAYRPLTAGPRLADLWAGESRQSLSLYLHIPFCEVRCGFCNLFTRIGAPDGLTGRYLDAVRRQAAAVREALGDAQTPRFANAAFGGGTPTFLEAAELERLCDIAEQEMGVDLRAVPLSVEASPSTATADRLAVLAERGATRLSLGVQSFVEEEARAAVRPQHRSDVEAALTRIREAAVPVLNIDLIYGIDGQTAASWRYSLDAALAWHPEEIYLYPLYIRPLTGLGRHSDPGAADREWDERRLRRYREGRDHLLSHGYEQVSMRMFRRSDAPPQGPDDYACQTDGMIGLGCGARSYTSRLHYSFDYAVSMREIRGIIDDYTATEDFSRALHGRWVDEDEARRRHLLQSLLQAEGMPLAEYRLRFGSQPYDDFPAELDTLAARGWLDDDRTHQLRLSAEGLAHSDAIGPEFFSPDVRDAMAAYETK; encoded by the coding sequence ATGAGCCCGACCATCACCTCGACGGACACCGTGACGGACACCGCCGCCCACCCGCCGCGGCCGTACCAGAGTTATACGTACGCGTACCCGCACAAGACCGCCTACCGGCCGCTCACCGCCGGGCCCCGGCTCGCGGACCTGTGGGCCGGGGAGTCCCGTCAGTCGTTGTCGCTGTACCTGCACATCCCGTTCTGCGAGGTCCGCTGCGGCTTCTGCAACCTGTTCACCCGGATCGGGGCGCCCGACGGTCTGACGGGCCGCTACCTGGACGCCGTGCGGCGCCAGGCCGCCGCCGTGCGCGAGGCGCTGGGTGACGCGCAGACGCCGCGGTTCGCCAACGCCGCGTTCGGCGGCGGCACTCCGACCTTTCTGGAGGCGGCGGAGCTGGAGCGGCTGTGCGACATCGCCGAGCAGGAGATGGGCGTGGACCTGCGGGCCGTCCCCCTGTCCGTGGAGGCGTCACCGTCCACGGCCACCGCCGACCGGCTGGCCGTACTGGCCGAGCGGGGCGCCACCCGTCTCAGCCTCGGTGTGCAGAGCTTCGTCGAGGAGGAGGCGCGGGCCGCCGTACGCCCGCAGCACAGGTCCGACGTGGAGGCGGCCCTGACCCGCATCCGCGAGGCCGCCGTGCCCGTCCTCAACATCGATCTGATCTACGGCATCGACGGGCAGACGGCAGCCAGTTGGCGCTACTCCCTCGACGCGGCCCTCGCCTGGCACCCGGAGGAGATCTACCTCTACCCCCTCTACATCCGTCCGCTGACCGGCCTCGGCCGCCACAGCGACCCAGGGGCGGCCGACCGGGAATGGGACGAGCGACGGCTGCGCCGCTACCGGGAGGGCCGCGACCATCTCCTCTCGCACGGCTACGAGCAGGTGTCGATGCGCATGTTCCGGCGCTCGGACGCGCCGCCGCAGGGTCCGGACGACTACGCCTGCCAGACCGACGGCATGATCGGCCTGGGCTGCGGTGCCCGCTCGTACACCTCCCGGCTGCACTACTCCTTCGACTACGCGGTCTCGATGCGGGAGATACGCGGCATCATCGACGACTACACCGCCACCGAGGACTTCTCCCGCGCGCTGCACGGCAGATGGGTCGACGAGGACGAGGCACGACGCCGTCATCTGCTGCAGTCCCTCCTCCAGGCCGAGGGCATGCCCCTCGCCGAGTACCGGCTCCGCTTCGGCTCGCAGCCGTACGACGACTTCCCCGCCGAGCTGGACACCCTCGCCGCGCGCGGCTGGCTCGACGACGACCGGACGCATCAACTGCGTCTGTCCGCCGAGGGGCTGGCCCACTCGGACGCCATCGGCCCGGAGTTCTTCTCGCCGGACGTGCGCGACGCCATGGCCGCCTACGAGACGAAGTGA
- a CDS encoding STM4013/SEN3800 family hydrolase, whose product MNQVVGRDDLLLLTLDTLRHDVAVELAAAGRLPNLTARLPGGTWEKRHAPGSFTYASHQAMFAGFLPTPAAPGPHPRLFAARFAGSETTADGTYVFDTPDLVSGLASHGYRTVCIGGVGFFNKQGALGDVLPGFFQESHWEPEFSVASPTSFEAQVARAEQTVSELPPEQRLFLFLNVSALHQPNWFHLPGATREAGDSRLTHAAALEYVDRHVGRLFAAMSSRRRCFAIVCSDHGTAYGDDGHTGHRLGHESVWTVPYGQFFLEPSV is encoded by the coding sequence ATGAACCAGGTGGTGGGCCGCGACGACCTGTTGCTGCTCACCCTCGACACCCTCCGCCACGACGTGGCCGTCGAACTCGCCGCCGCCGGACGGCTGCCCAACCTGACCGCGCGTCTGCCGGGCGGCACCTGGGAGAAGCGGCACGCGCCCGGGAGTTTCACCTACGCCTCCCACCAGGCGATGTTCGCGGGTTTCCTGCCCACACCGGCGGCGCCGGGGCCACATCCGCGGCTGTTCGCGGCCCGGTTCGCGGGCAGCGAGACGACAGCGGACGGCACGTACGTCTTCGACACCCCGGACCTCGTGTCCGGTCTGGCCTCGCACGGTTACCGCACAGTCTGCATCGGCGGCGTCGGCTTCTTCAACAAGCAGGGCGCCCTGGGCGACGTACTGCCCGGGTTCTTCCAGGAGAGCCACTGGGAGCCGGAGTTCTCGGTGGCCTCCCCGACCTCCTTCGAGGCGCAGGTGGCCCGCGCCGAGCAGACGGTGTCCGAACTGCCGCCCGAGCAGCGGCTGTTCCTCTTCCTGAACGTCTCCGCGCTGCACCAGCCGAACTGGTTCCACCTGCCCGGCGCGACCCGCGAGGCGGGCGACAGCCGGCTCACCCATGCCGCCGCGCTGGAGTACGTCGACCGTCATGTCGGGCGGCTGTTCGCGGCGATGAGTTCACGCCGCCGCTGTTTCGCCATCGTCTGCTCCGACCATGGCACCGCCTACGGGGACGACGGTCACACCGGCCACCGCCTCGGTCACGAGTCCGTGTGGACCGTGCCCTACGGCCAATTCTTCCTGGAGCCGTCCGTATGA